One window of the Benincasa hispida cultivar B227 chromosome 3, ASM972705v1, whole genome shotgun sequence genome contains the following:
- the LOC120072729 gene encoding elongator complex protein 4 — protein sequence MATTKPRTSSFSRNFSSAHSSKTPGLKHGPNGTTFISSGIPDLDKILCGGFPLGSLVLVMEDAEAPHHMLLLRNFMSQGLVHNQPLLYASPSRDPRGFLGTLPSPGTSKDDKSRDNSTEQEKGLRIAWQYKKYFGDDQESANAIDSKYEFCNDFDLRRPFDRHFFCGKHVECVSILDSSSLSTFPECCATFLSQVPRNDGNISSAGRIAIQSLCAPQCDHSNMEWKMLSFLRSLKSMLRSSNAVAVVTFPPSLLSPSFSKRWQHMADTLLSVRAIPDEDKELAKLLTGYQDMVGLLNVHKVAQINTQVPKILEATTFSIKLQKRRYLVLECLNQAPIDGSSGSSYGSTGSCSGSSKTGSLEF from the exons ATGGCAACGACAAAGCCCAGGACAAGCAGCTTCTCACGCAACTTTTCTTCTGCTCATTCATCTAAGACTCCAGGACTTAAACATGGTCCCAATGGCACCACATTCATATCATCCGGAATACCAGACCTTGACA AGATTCTTTGTGGTGGGTTTCCTTTGGGAAGCTTGGTCTTGGTGATGGAAGATGCAGAAGCTCCTCATCACATGCTTTTATTGCGGAATTTCATGTCTCAGGGACTTGTTCACAACCAACCTCTTCTTTATGCTAGTCCATCCAGAGACCCAAGAGGATTCTTGGGTACTTTGCCCAGCCCAGGGACATCAAAAGATGACAAATCTCGTGATAATTCTACTGAACAG GAGAAGGGCTTGAGGATTGCTTGGCAATATAAGAAGTATTTTGGAGATGATCAAGAGAGCGCCAATGCCATTG ATAGTAAATACGAGTTTTGCAATGACTTTGATTTGCGAAGGCCATTTGACAGACATTTTTTCTGCGGAAAGCATGTGGAATGTGTCAGTATTCTAGACTCTTCTAGTCTTTCTACATTTCCTGAATGTTGTGCcacattcctatcacaagttccAAG AAATGATGGTAATATATCCTCTGCTGGCCGTATTGCTATTCAATCATTATGTGCTCCACAATGTGATCACTCCAACATG GAATGGAAAATGCTTTCCTTTTTAAGGTCTCTGAAAAGCATGCTAAGGTCCTCAAATGCAGTAGCTGTAGTGACGTTTCCACCTTCTCTTCTTTCGCCATCCTTCTCTAAAAGATGGCAGCACATGGCAGATACCTTGCTTTCTGTCAGAGCAATCCCAG ATGAGGATAAGGAATTAGCGAAGCTCCTCACTGGTTACCAAGACATGGTTGGTCTTCTCAATGTGCATAAAGTAGCTCAGATCAATACACAG GTTCCAAAGATTCTTGAAGCCACTACGTTCTCTATAAAGTTACAAAAGAGAAGGTATTTAGTTTTAGAATGCCTTAACCAAGCGCCTATTGATGGTTCAAGCGGCAGCTCATATGGCTCAACTGGGAGTTGTTCTGGGTCCTCTAAGACAGGTTCTCTCGAGTTTTAG